One genomic region from Vitis riparia cultivar Riparia Gloire de Montpellier isolate 1030 chromosome 17, EGFV_Vit.rip_1.0, whole genome shotgun sequence encodes:
- the LOC117904201 gene encoding probable leucine-rich repeat receptor-like protein kinase At1g35710 gives MTDEYLALLRNNTWDLVPPPTDRKLISCKWVFKVKENPDGTINKYMARLVAKGFRQIAGFDFNETFSLIVKPTTIRIVLTITLNLQWKVRQLDVNNAFLNGDLHEDIFMHQPQGFIDPVNPNYVCKFNKSLYGLKQAPRAWFEKLHQALGILGFSSTKSDQSLFINITPTHSTYILVYVDDILITGSNDQFVQHVITQLNNQFALKDLGDIDYFMGIQVKHTSVGMHLSQAKYISNLLQKTKMLHVKPVPTPMVSNQSLSNSGSAPFNNTQLYRSTVGALQYATITRPDITYSVNRSLLKELNISSSTTPVIWCDNLSTVYLSANPILHARTKHIEIDLYFVREKVLQKQIQIHHVPSSDQLADVFTKATPNSKFLTIHAKLFDNQLSGPIPQEMGNLRSLVDLEISQNQLNGSIPTSPEIGKLHKLVELEIDTNQLSGFLPEGICQGESLENFTVFDNFLSCPIPESLKNCPSLARARLQGNQLTGNISEAFGSVQTWNIPPELGSLADLGYLDLSGNRLNGQYQSTWMGKLSHLSLLDLSHNLITGEIPPQIQGLQSLEKLNLSHNNLSGIIPKAFEDMHGLWQVDISYNDLQGSIPNSEAFQDVTIEVLQGNKGLCGSVKGLQPSENRSATKGTHKAVFIIIFSLLGALLLLSAFIGISLISQGRRNAKMEKAGDVQTENLFSISTFDGRTTYEAIIEATKDFDTMYCIGEGGHGSVYKAELPSGNIVAVKKLHRFDIDMAHQKDFVNEIRALTEIKHRNIVKLLAFCSYSRHSFLVYEYLERGSLGTILSKELEAKEVGWGTRVNIIKGVAHALSYLHHDCVPPIVHRDISSNNVLLDSKYEAHVSDFGTAKFLKLDSSNWSTLAGTYGYVAPKLAYTMKVTEKCDVYSFECWHLK, from the exons TCAGATTGCTGGATTTGACTTCAATGAAACTTTTAGTCTGATTGTCAAACCGACTACCATTCGCATTGTTCTCACTATTACTTTAAATCTACAATGGAAAGTTCGACAATTAGATGTCAATAACGCCTTTCTCAATGGTGACCTACATGAAGACATATTCATGCATCAACCTCAAGGCTTTATCGACCCTGTCAACCCAAACTATGTCTGCAAGTTCAATAAATCTCTTTATGGCCTCAAACAGGCCCCTAGAGCTTGGTTCGAAAAGCTACATCAAGCACTTGGCATTCTTGGTTTCTCATCCACCAAATCAGATCAATCTCTATTTATCAACATCACACCTACTCACTCCACTTACATTctagtatatgtggatgatattctTATCACCGGCAGCAATGATCAGTTTGTTCAACATGTGATCACTCAGCTTAACAACCAATTTGCTCTCAAAGATCTTGGAGATATTGATTACTTTATGGGTATCCAAGTCAAGCATACATCCGTTGGAATGCACTTGTCACAGGCCAAGTATATCTCCAATCTACTTCAAAAAACCAAGATGCTTCATGTCAAGCCAGTTCCTACACCTATGGTATCTAATCAGTCCCTATCCAACTCTGGAAGTGCTCCATTCAACAACACTCAACTCTATAGAAGCACTGTTGGTGCCCTCCAATATGCCACCATCACAAGGCCAGATATCACCTATAGTGTCAATCGA TCTCTCCTCAAAGAATTAAACATATCTTCCTCCACAACTCCGGTCATCTGGTGTGACAACCTCAGCACAGTGTACCTCTCGGCTAATCCCATTCTTCATGCTCGGACTAAGCACATCGAAATTGATCTTTATTTTGTCCGAGAAAAAGTTCTTCAGAAGCAAATACAAATCCATCATGTACCTTCCTCTGATCAGCTGGCAGATGTCTTCACCAAGGCAACTCCTAACTCCAAATTCCTCACCATACATGCCAAA CTCTTTGATAATCAACTTTCTGGCCCCATTCCTCAAGAAATGGGAAACTTGAGATCTCTTGTTGACCTAGAAATATCCCAAAATCAACTCAATGGTTCCATTCCTACTTCACCGG AAATTGGGAAACTTCATAAGTTGGTTGAGCTAGAAATAGACACAAACCAGCTATCTGGTTTTTTACCAGAAGGCATATGCCAAGGTGAATCTCTGGAAAACTTCACGGTGTTTGACAATTTTCTCAGTTGTCCCATCCCCGAAAGCTTGAAAAATTGCCCAAGCTTAGCCAGAGCTCGGCTCCAGGGAAACCAACTCACTGGAAATATATCCGAGGCATTTGGGTCTGTCCAAACCT GGAATATACCACCTGAACTTGGATCGCTTGCTGACCTTGGGTATCTAGACCTGTCAGGAAATAGATTGAATGGTCAATACCAGAGCACTTGG ATGGGCAAGCTCAGTCACCTCTCCCTGCTTGATCTGAGTCACAACTTAATTACAGGTGAAATCCCACCACAAATCCAAGGTTTGCAGAGCTTAGAGAAGCTTAATCTATCCCATAACAACCTATCTGGTATCATTCCAAAGGCTTTTGAGGATATGCATGGCTTGTGGCAAGTCGACATATCTTACAATGATTTGCAGGGTTCCATTCCCAACAGCGAAGCATTTCAGGATGTTACCATTGAAGTGTTGCAGGGAAACAAAGGTTTGTGTGGTAGCGTTAAAGGGTTACAACCTAGCGAAAATCGTTCTGCAACAAAGGGTACTCATAAAGCTGTATTCATAATCATATTCTCTCTTTTGGGAGCACTTCTACTTCTTTCTGCTTTCATTGGGATTTCCTTGATTTCTCAAGGAAGAAGAAATGCAAAAATGGAGAAGGCCGGTGATGTACAGACTGAAAATCTCTTCTCAATCTCGACTTTTGATGGAAGAACAACGTATGAAGCAATCATAGAGGCGACCAAGGATTTTGATACCATGTATTGCATCGGAGAGGGAGGACATGGAAGCGTATACAAAGCAGAGCTGCCGTCAGGTAACATAGTAGCTGTGAAGAAGCTTCACCGATTCGACATTGACATGGCACATCAAAAGGATTTCGTGAATGAAATAAGAGCATTGACAGAGATAAAGCATCGAAATATCGTGAAGCTTCTGGCTTTCTGCTCGTATTCACGACACTCATTTCTGGTATACGAGTACCTGGAACGAGGGAGCTTGGGTACAATCTTGAGCAAAGAATTAGAAGCTAAGGAAGTGGGTTGGGGTACAAGGGTAAACATTATTAAAGGGGTGGCTCATGCTTTGTCTTACCTGCACCATGATTGTGTGCCTCCAATTGTTCATCGAGACATATCAAGCAATAATGTTCTGCTGGATTCTAAATATGAGGCCCATGTATCCGACTTTGGCACTGCTAAGTTTCTGAAGCTAGACTCATCAAACTGGAGCACCCTTGCAGGCACATATGGATATGTCGCACCAA AGCTTGCTTACACCATGAAGGTAACCGAGAAATGCGATGTCTACAGCTTTGAGTGCTGGCACTTGAAGTGA